The following are from one region of the Leptospira neocaledonica genome:
- a CDS encoding helix-turn-helix transcriptional regulator — protein MNPSTKKLQTKLAVIHLLQENKRMSLEDLSKYSGIDDIKDLKKELGKLYMVGSYPYTPDQFVELDYDGETIGIRMPLSLEQGLVLSVKEWATIRKLFLEEDEKEAGPSRKKILKSILDKIHTILPSAGIPSENELKKNIEDSISEGKSLQIKYRAQGESEPGSRKVDPWALLSFREEYLIGYCHSRKAPRTFRLDSILQLNRTQENVAEIPDAERKNAISKLKEFVQGGEGDPNFAEIYHTAEVYFNLHSRLHLERTTGKKQIGDTIYYLSKARIRNQDWFLSVLKGFGPNVILHSPPALKERMTAYWETISSGSVY, from the coding sequence ATGAATCCAAGTACGAAAAAACTCCAAACCAAATTAGCGGTGATTCATCTTTTGCAGGAAAACAAAAGAATGAGCCTGGAGGATCTTTCTAAATATTCCGGTATCGATGATATAAAAGATCTCAAAAAGGAACTCGGAAAATTATATATGGTGGGTTCTTATCCTTATACTCCAGACCAATTTGTGGAATTGGACTATGATGGAGAGACGATCGGTATTCGTATGCCTTTGAGTCTCGAGCAAGGTTTGGTATTAAGTGTAAAAGAATGGGCCACAATCCGGAAATTATTTTTGGAAGAAGACGAAAAAGAAGCGGGTCCTTCCAGAAAAAAAATTCTGAAATCTATATTAGATAAAATTCATACAATTCTTCCTTCTGCAGGGATTCCTAGTGAAAATGAATTAAAGAAAAATATCGAGGATTCTATTTCCGAAGGTAAATCTTTACAGATCAAATATCGTGCGCAGGGAGAATCGGAGCCCGGATCTAGGAAAGTGGATCCTTGGGCTCTTCTAAGTTTTAGAGAAGAATATCTGATCGGCTATTGTCATTCTAGGAAAGCCCCCAGGACGTTTAGATTGGATTCTATTCTTCAATTGAACAGAACTCAAGAGAATGTAGCAGAGATTCCGGATGCAGAAAGAAAGAATGCAATCTCTAAATTAAAAGAATTTGTCCAAGGAGGAGAAGGTGATCCGAATTTTGCAGAGATCTATCATACTGCAGAAGTGTATTTTAATCTACATTCTCGCTTACATTTGGAAAGAACTACTGGCAAAAAGCAGATCGGAGATACCATATATTATCTTTCTAAAGCAAGGATTCGGAACCAGGATTGGTTTTTGTCTGTTCTGAAAGGTTTTGGTCCGAATGTAATTCTTCATAGTCCACCTGCGTTAAAGGAAAGGATGACTGCATATTGGGAGACCATTTCTTCCGGTTCCGTCTATTAG
- a CDS encoding 4-(cytidine 5'-diphospho)-2-C-methyl-D-erythritol kinase, giving the protein MLSPAKINLGLEIPYKRPDGFHEIRSVFLRINWGDDIQIEPISPGSFELVSNNQIILEKRRLYDEVSEKGDLSKNILFKTFSKIRAHYRELPGVRIHLTKKIPPAAGLGGGSTNAASLFSFYFGLSPEFHSDHIFKLAAEIGADVPFFLAENHCLVSGKGEILKDIEVHPGQGILALTPQVLSTAEMYAGLKKPLQADPPSKRWISLGNDVEFSLKEGNWAALREKLVNDFEPLAFQKFPQLGKLKESFLANGASYSSLTGSGSCVYGLVQGLEIREELFAKMQTEFPDLTFVSFNY; this is encoded by the coding sequence TTGCTTTCTCCCGCAAAGATCAACTTAGGGTTAGAGATCCCATATAAAAGGCCTGATGGATTTCATGAGATCCGAAGTGTATTCTTACGCATAAATTGGGGAGACGATATTCAGATAGAACCGATCTCTCCCGGATCTTTCGAGTTGGTTTCTAATAATCAGATCATTTTAGAAAAGAGACGTTTGTACGACGAAGTCTCTGAGAAAGGAGACTTAAGTAAAAATATCCTTTTCAAAACCTTCTCCAAGATCCGCGCACATTACAGGGAACTTCCGGGTGTCAGGATCCATCTTACAAAAAAAATTCCTCCTGCTGCAGGGCTTGGAGGTGGATCCACAAACGCTGCCTCACTTTTCTCTTTCTATTTCGGATTGAGTCCTGAGTTTCATTCGGATCATATTTTCAAACTGGCGGCCGAGATCGGAGCAGACGTTCCATTCTTCTTAGCCGAAAATCATTGTTTGGTGTCCGGAAAAGGTGAGATCTTGAAAGACATAGAAGTGCATCCTGGACAGGGAATTTTGGCTTTAACTCCTCAAGTGCTCTCGACCGCCGAAATGTACGCAGGTCTCAAAAAGCCTTTACAAGCCGACCCTCCCTCGAAAAGATGGATTTCTCTAGGCAATGACGTCGAGTTTTCTTTAAAAGAAGGGAATTGGGCGGCTTTGAGAGAAAAGCTCGTAAACGACTTCGAGCCTCTTGCCTTCCAAAAGTTTCCCCAACTGGGGAAATTAAAGGAAAGTTTTTTGGCGAATGGAGCTAGTTACTCCTCCTTAACCGGATCCGGATCTTGTGTCTATGGTTTGGTGCAGGGATTGGAAATACGGGAAGAGCTGTTCGCCAAAATGCAAACGGAATTTCCCGACCTTACGTTTGTAAGCTTTAATTATTAA
- a CDS encoding sugar phosphate nucleotidyltransferase, translated as MDAKKEAVAVVLAAGKGTRMKTELPKVAVPLNGKPLLNHVIDHLKEAGIHDIVIVVGYKKEEVQALCAGIPGIRFAEQKEQLGTAHAVLSAEEFVKSHKGPILVACGDVPMITGETFGSLVSTHVQNEFSATLLSAKVDIPTGYGRIVRNSSGEVTAIVEEKDADAEQKKINEINTGTYVFSSEILFESLRKIGNSNAQGEYYLPDLVELYKKEGKKLGAVILKNSGESQGVNSPADLENLAAVLNGAVAK; from the coding sequence ATGGACGCCAAAAAGGAAGCAGTCGCCGTAGTATTAGCTGCGGGAAAGGGAACCCGCATGAAGACGGAGCTCCCAAAGGTGGCTGTTCCTTTAAATGGAAAGCCCCTTTTAAACCATGTTATCGATCACCTCAAAGAGGCTGGGATCCATGACATAGTCATAGTTGTAGGTTATAAAAAAGAAGAAGTCCAAGCACTTTGTGCAGGAATTCCCGGCATTCGTTTTGCCGAACAAAAAGAACAATTAGGCACGGCTCATGCAGTATTAAGTGCCGAAGAATTTGTTAAATCCCATAAAGGTCCTATCCTTGTAGCTTGCGGTGATGTTCCTATGATCACTGGGGAAACATTCGGTTCTCTCGTTTCCACTCATGTCCAAAATGAATTCTCCGCTACACTTCTTTCGGCAAAGGTAGATATTCCTACCGGTTACGGAAGGATCGTTCGTAATTCTTCCGGAGAAGTCACCGCAATCGTTGAAGAAAAAGACGCGGATGCGGAACAGAAAAAAATAAACGAGATCAACACCGGAACTTATGTTTTCAGTTCCGAAATTCTTTTCGAATCTCTAAGAAAAATCGGAAACAGCAACGCTCAGGGAGAATATTATCTTCCTGATCTTGTTGAGTTGTATAAAAAAGAAGGAAAAAAGTTGGGCGCAGTGATTCTTAAAAACAGCGGAGAAAGCCAAGGTGTGAATTCTCCTGCAGACCTGGAAAACTTAGCGGCAGTTTTGAACGGAGCAGTTGCAAAATGA
- a CDS encoding ribose-phosphate diphosphokinase produces MSSTNIAVFSGSSNRTIANEICQELGIEPGKINLRKFSDGEIAVKIEENVRGRDVFLIQSTSAPANDNLMELLLIMDALRRASAKSISVVVPYYGYGRQDRKAEPRVPISARVVADLIETLGPTRVIVMDLHADQIQGFFKVPVDNLHFSPVLVEYILSKKFEDLVIVSPDSGGAERARSFGKKVNATLAIIDKRRPKANVSEVMNVIGEIEGKNCILLDDMIDTAGTICKAADALLKNGAKSVYCAATHGVLSGEAIDRLNATPFTEVVLSNTIEIPESKRIAKLKTLSVAPLFAAAIQRISTNQSVSDLFI; encoded by the coding sequence ATGAGCAGCACTAATATCGCAGTTTTTTCGGGATCTTCTAATCGTACGATCGCAAATGAAATTTGCCAAGAGCTTGGAATAGAGCCGGGCAAAATTAATCTTCGTAAATTTTCCGACGGAGAAATCGCAGTTAAGATAGAAGAGAACGTAAGAGGAAGAGACGTATTTTTAATCCAGTCCACTTCTGCTCCCGCAAACGATAATCTGATGGAATTACTTTTGATAATGGACGCGTTAAGACGTGCTTCTGCAAAAAGTATTTCGGTCGTTGTTCCTTATTATGGTTACGGACGCCAAGATAGAAAAGCGGAACCAAGAGTTCCGATTTCCGCAAGAGTAGTTGCGGATCTGATCGAGACCTTAGGACCGACCAGAGTTATCGTTATGGACCTTCATGCGGACCAGATCCAAGGTTTCTTTAAGGTGCCTGTGGATAATTTACATTTCAGTCCTGTACTTGTAGAATACATTTTAAGCAAGAAATTCGAAGATCTAGTCATCGTTTCTCCCGACTCCGGCGGTGCGGAAAGAGCAAGATCTTTCGGTAAAAAGGTAAACGCAACCTTAGCGATCATAGACAAAAGAAGACCTAAGGCGAACGTTTCAGAAGTGATGAATGTAATCGGAGAGATAGAAGGTAAGAATTGTATCCTTCTGGATGATATGATCGACACTGCGGGCACAATCTGTAAAGCTGCCGACGCTCTCTTAAAAAATGGAGCCAAGTCAGTATATTGTGCGGCTACTCACGGAGTTCTTTCCGGAGAAGCTATTGATCGTTTGAATGCTACACCTTTTACTGAGGTTGTATTGTCCAATACGATTGAAATTCCAGAATCCAAGAGAATTGCTAAGTTAAAAACTCTTTCCGTAGCTCCGTTATTCGCAGCTGCGATCCAGAGAATATCGACCAATCAATCGGTCAGCGATCTATTTATATAA
- a CDS encoding 50S ribosomal protein L25/general stress protein Ctc, with protein sequence MSHKLVVTKRTETGKNVNNRLRAAGQVPINIIGGGNAASGSVNEKELEKLVHSGIRQSTLIELEVEGQGVQKVFVKEVQRFPEIDRIRHVDFYKVEPGKKIVTKIGIRTEGTAKGSKMGGQFDHLIHEIRVKTVPEDLVETLVLDVTDLDVGDFIKVSNLKVPASWEILVNGDPIVAAVLKTKALLAQERAEAKEAAGAKPAGKKGK encoded by the coding sequence ATGAGCCACAAATTAGTTGTTACAAAAAGGACTGAAACCGGCAAGAACGTGAATAATCGTCTTCGTGCCGCTGGACAAGTCCCTATTAACATTATCGGAGGCGGAAATGCCGCATCCGGTTCCGTAAACGAGAAAGAACTTGAAAAACTAGTTCATTCCGGGATCCGTCAATCCACTCTGATCGAGTTGGAAGTAGAGGGACAAGGAGTCCAAAAGGTTTTCGTAAAAGAAGTACAACGTTTCCCTGAGATCGACAGGATTCGCCACGTAGACTTCTACAAAGTAGAGCCTGGTAAAAAAATCGTTACTAAGATCGGAATTCGCACCGAAGGAACTGCAAAAGGTTCTAAGATGGGTGGCCAATTCGACCATTTGATCCACGAGATCCGTGTAAAAACTGTTCCTGAGGATCTGGTTGAGACTCTAGTTCTAGACGTAACCGATCTAGATGTAGGCGATTTTATCAAAGTTAGTAACCTAAAAGTTCCTGCAAGTTGGGAAATTTTGGTTAACGGAGATCCGATCGTAGCAGCAGTTCTAAAAACCAAAGCTTTACTTGCTCAAGAAAGAGCAGAAGCTAAGGAAGCTGCTGGAGCAAAACCTGCAGGTAAAAAAGGGAAATAA
- the pth gene encoding aminoacyl-tRNA hydrolase, which translates to MKLIVGLGNPGDKYNNNRANIGFKILDVIANNINVEIKTKKKKSLIGRGDFEGEEVVLLKPQTFSDLSGESVLYIASFLKIQVQDILVIHEDWTLPLGKIVVDKGANGNENPGIKSVIQSLRSPNFIRIRIGIGNEEFDADSSNLDGFLKEDFQPLENLSLIQIINDAEAAIRSISLGDIEDVIEKYRL; encoded by the coding sequence ATGAAGCTAATCGTCGGATTGGGTAATCCCGGAGATAAATACAATAATAACCGAGCGAATATCGGCTTCAAAATTTTGGACGTGATCGCGAATAATATCAACGTCGAGATCAAGACTAAAAAGAAAAAGTCTTTGATCGGGCGAGGTGATTTCGAAGGAGAAGAGGTTGTATTATTAAAACCTCAGACCTTCAGCGATCTATCGGGAGAATCCGTTTTGTACATAGCTTCCTTCCTGAAAATTCAGGTGCAGGATATCCTAGTAATCCACGAAGATTGGACCTTACCCTTGGGTAAAATTGTCGTGGATAAGGGAGCTAACGGAAACGAGAACCCTGGGATCAAATCAGTGATCCAATCCTTACGTTCTCCGAATTTTATTCGCATCCGAATTGGGATAGGCAACGAAGAGTTCGATGCCGACAGTTCTAATCTGGACGGATTTTTAAAGGAAGATTTCCAACCTTTGGAAAACTTAAGTCTGATCCAGATAATCAACGACGCGGAAGCCGCAATTCGTTCCATTAGTTTGGGCGATATCGAAGACGTGATCGAAAAATACAGATTGTAA
- the ftsH gene encoding ATP-dependent zinc metalloprotease FtsH: MNNNNKGLRLLILFILVILGLALLVPQIQTALGKPRILPFSQFMNMVEPDASSKPKGKLVKTTDSNFPGCDKLVLEGDMIKGCYEPFEEGSAKTPVRFETRIAPIDKEFLSSLRKTNIDLEVVPSENGHGFGMLSSFLLIAVIGIFVFYFFIMRQVQSTGNKAFSFGKSKAKMTVDPKVKVSFADVAGCEEAKTELVEIIEFLKDPKKFQAMGARIPTGVLLVGPPGTGKTLLARAVAGEAGVPFFSISGSDFVEMFVGVGASRVRDLFEQGKKNSPCIIFIDEIDAVGRLRGAGWGGGHDEREQTLNQMLVEMDGFEKNEGVIVMAATNRADVLDPALLRPGRFDRQVIVDLPDLNGREQILKVHSRKVPLTSDISLNSIARGTPGFTGADLSNLINEAALLAARKNKKRVTQEELEEARDKVMMGPERRSFFISEKEKEVIAYHEAGHAILGTLLAYTEPVHKVTIIPRGRALGLTQSLPTEDKHIHTKAYWLDQIVVCMGGFIAEEYKFKMTSTGSSNDIQQATNIARRMVCDWGMSEKLGTINYGSGHESPFLGRDMGQSNKAYSEEFAAMIDKEIRNIVQTCLDKGRELVRKNSTKFENLAKALLAKETVAHDELMAIVHPAHEETKKKTERSNKKEKAGEIPSKPAYSTGIE; this comes from the coding sequence ATGAATAACAATAATAAAGGTCTTAGATTACTTATACTTTTCATTTTAGTAATCCTAGGATTAGCACTTCTTGTACCGCAGATCCAGACTGCTCTGGGCAAACCTAGAATATTACCGTTTTCTCAATTTATGAATATGGTAGAACCGGACGCTTCTTCCAAACCGAAGGGCAAGCTGGTTAAGACTACGGACTCTAACTTCCCTGGCTGTGATAAGCTGGTGTTAGAAGGAGATATGATTAAAGGATGTTACGAACCGTTTGAAGAAGGTTCCGCAAAAACTCCTGTTCGTTTCGAGACAAGGATCGCTCCTATCGACAAAGAATTCCTTTCTTCTTTAAGAAAAACGAATATCGATCTGGAAGTAGTTCCTTCTGAGAACGGACACGGATTCGGAATGTTAAGTTCATTCCTTCTCATCGCGGTGATCGGTATTTTCGTATTTTACTTTTTCATTATGCGCCAAGTCCAGTCTACCGGTAATAAGGCTTTTTCTTTCGGAAAATCCAAAGCTAAGATGACTGTGGATCCTAAGGTTAAGGTAAGTTTCGCAGACGTTGCAGGTTGCGAAGAAGCCAAAACCGAATTGGTCGAAATTATAGAATTTTTAAAAGACCCTAAAAAGTTCCAAGCTATGGGTGCAAGAATCCCAACCGGAGTTCTTTTGGTGGGTCCTCCCGGAACAGGTAAAACTCTTCTCGCAAGAGCAGTTGCAGGAGAAGCTGGAGTACCATTCTTCAGTATTTCCGGTTCCGACTTCGTTGAAATGTTCGTAGGTGTGGGAGCTTCTCGTGTTCGAGATCTATTCGAACAAGGTAAGAAAAATTCTCCATGTATCATCTTTATAGATGAGATCGATGCAGTGGGAAGATTGAGAGGAGCCGGATGGGGCGGTGGTCATGACGAAAGAGAACAGACCCTAAACCAAATGCTCGTTGAGATGGACGGATTCGAGAAGAACGAAGGTGTGATCGTAATGGCAGCTACCAACCGCGCTGACGTTTTAGATCCTGCGTTACTCAGACCGGGACGTTTTGATAGACAAGTCATCGTGGATCTTCCGGATCTGAACGGTAGAGAACAGATCCTAAAAGTTCACTCCAGAAAAGTTCCTTTAACCAGTGATATCTCTTTGAATTCTATCGCAAGAGGAACCCCTGGATTTACAGGTGCAGATCTTTCTAACCTGATCAATGAGGCAGCTCTACTTGCAGCACGTAAGAATAAAAAACGTGTAACCCAAGAAGAATTAGAAGAAGCTCGTGACAAAGTGATGATGGGCCCTGAGCGCAGATCCTTCTTCATTTCCGAAAAGGAAAAAGAGGTGATTGCATATCACGAAGCAGGTCACGCAATCTTAGGAACACTTCTGGCTTATACGGAACCTGTTCACAAGGTGACCATTATTCCAAGGGGAAGGGCATTAGGTCTTACACAATCTCTTCCTACAGAAGACAAACATATTCATACAAAAGCATACTGGTTGGATCAGATCGTAGTTTGTATGGGCGGGTTCATCGCAGAAGAATACAAATTCAAAATGACTTCTACCGGTTCCAGCAACGATATCCAACAAGCTACCAATATCGCAAGAAGAATGGTCTGTGATTGGGGAATGTCGGAAAAACTGGGCACAATCAATTATGGCAGCGGCCACGAAAGTCCTTTCTTAGGAAGGGACATGGGCCAAAGTAATAAGGCTTATAGCGAAGAATTTGCAGCCATGATCGACAAGGAAATCCGCAATATAGTGCAGACCTGCCTCGACAAAGGCCGGGAACTAGTTCGTAAAAACTCCACCAAGTTCGAAAATCTTGCAAAAGCGCTTCTTGCAAAAGAAACAGTGGCTCACGATGAGTTGATGGCAATTGTTCATCCTGCTCACGAAGAAACTAAAAAGAAAACGGAACGTTCTAACAAAAAGGAGAAGGCGGGAGAAATTCCGAGCAAACCCGCATATTCTACCGGCATTGAATGA
- a CDS encoding EVE domain-containing protein, producing MKYWLFKTEPDVFSIDTLASSPGKTAPWEGVRGYGARNYLRDEIKKKDLILFYHSSCKPPHVAGLAEVVKEGYPDHFAFDKKHKYYDPKSDPQKPTWFMVDVKFKEKFSRPISLEELRSHGQLKGMVLLQPGGRLSIQPVSEEHFHYICKLAGAKSLLG from the coding sequence ATGAAATATTGGCTTTTTAAAACCGAGCCCGACGTTTTTTCCATTGATACTTTGGCTTCTTCTCCCGGCAAAACAGCGCCTTGGGAGGGAGTCAGAGGTTATGGAGCGAGAAATTACCTAAGGGATGAGATCAAAAAAAAGGATCTCATCCTATTCTACCATAGTAGTTGTAAACCTCCTCATGTGGCAGGACTTGCGGAAGTAGTCAAAGAGGGATATCCGGATCATTTTGCTTTCGATAAGAAACATAAGTATTATGATCCAAAAAGTGATCCACAAAAACCGACCTGGTTCATGGTAGATGTGAAATTTAAGGAAAAATTTTCTCGCCCAATTTCGCTAGAAGAATTAAGATCCCACGGGCAACTAAAAGGAATGGTCCTTTTGCAGCCAGGTGGTAGACTTTCGATCCAACCGGTTAGCGAAGAACATTTTCATTATATTTGTAAATTGGCCGGGGCAAAAAGTCTCCTCGGTTAG
- a CDS encoding PP2C family protein-serine/threonine phosphatase, translating into MNIFRKIRNISFILLILILSIGSLYSQEDVPVFPISGSMSGTPINKFTSIRKIRPGEVKTPTDLETGDWTKVEKDSLSFSFTDDQFLIKFKIQAPPKEGTISWYLVLNNPGMENLIVYKRVWGPGGWAWSELSRDLRMSYIQPAFLIETPPNKQEEFLIHASTRRSLVLNFQAWAPKEFAAHIQMENLFLGIFFGAIGIMLVYNGFLAFVVKDSSYFFYVLYLLFYGLWQMSVTGVGAQYLIPAPATSWNDYLTGFAFLSVAFSLLFTRSFLHMERETGWKNYAFLILSGIAVLGFIASLFSSIYGLMIWAVSWYPFLAAVLVIYSAAIRLRRGYRPARYFLLAWSVLILFVLITALRNLSIIQDTELTHWSAQFGSLVEMTLLSFALADRIKTLEKDSLQARLENYESQLKLTEIEQELKIARELQESILPDRLPEVKNLKLSVRSEFASSVGGDFYDFQHLESGKLGIFLSDVSGHGVPAAIISSMVKLAFSIESRKNEDPAEVLRSINRSLSGKYGKHFITAAYLLIDPANGKVTYSNAGHPPIVAIDKESGETKEIFLPGWIMGMDPNLKNSVIEFQMKPGDRLIIYTDGITEARSKNGEIFGFQRYYKLLSEHMQSTGEKLAEDLFATVRSFTGNRKHFEDDLTFLVLDYLPIPDESFKKEITSSFSKS; encoded by the coding sequence GTGAATATTTTCCGGAAAATTCGGAATATCAGCTTCATTCTGCTGATCCTCATCCTGAGTATAGGTTCTCTATATTCTCAGGAAGATGTTCCCGTTTTTCCGATCTCCGGTTCTATGTCCGGAACTCCTATAAATAAATTTACTTCTATCAGAAAGATCCGTCCGGGAGAAGTTAAAACTCCTACCGACTTAGAAACAGGCGACTGGACGAAAGTTGAGAAGGACAGTCTTTCTTTCAGTTTTACCGACGATCAGTTTTTGATAAAGTTCAAGATCCAAGCTCCGCCTAAAGAAGGAACAATCTCCTGGTATTTGGTTCTGAATAACCCTGGGATGGAAAATCTCATTGTCTACAAAAGAGTATGGGGACCGGGGGGATGGGCTTGGTCCGAACTTTCCAGAGATCTGAGGATGTCGTATATCCAACCAGCATTCCTTATTGAAACTCCTCCCAACAAACAGGAAGAATTTTTAATTCATGCTTCTACCAGAAGATCCTTGGTCTTGAATTTTCAAGCCTGGGCCCCCAAGGAATTCGCCGCTCATATCCAAATGGAAAATTTGTTCTTAGGGATCTTCTTTGGGGCGATTGGGATCATGTTGGTGTATAACGGATTTCTTGCTTTTGTGGTGAAGGACTCCAGTTATTTCTTCTATGTTCTGTATCTATTGTTTTATGGACTTTGGCAGATGTCGGTAACGGGAGTGGGGGCACAATATCTGATCCCGGCTCCTGCTACTTCTTGGAACGATTATTTGACCGGTTTTGCGTTTTTGTCGGTAGCATTCTCGCTTTTATTTACGCGGTCCTTCTTACATATGGAAAGAGAGACAGGCTGGAAGAATTATGCTTTCTTAATATTGTCCGGGATTGCGGTCTTAGGGTTTATTGCCTCTTTATTTTCCAGCATTTATGGGCTTATGATCTGGGCCGTTTCCTGGTATCCTTTCCTTGCCGCAGTTTTAGTGATCTATTCTGCTGCGATCCGATTGAGAAGAGGATATCGTCCTGCACGTTATTTCCTCTTAGCTTGGTCCGTTCTGATCCTTTTCGTTTTAATCACTGCTCTTAGGAATTTGTCCATCATCCAAGATACGGAACTTACTCATTGGTCCGCACAATTCGGTTCCTTGGTGGAGATGACACTTCTTTCATTCGCCTTGGCGGATCGTATCAAAACATTGGAGAAGGATTCTCTACAGGCTAGACTTGAAAATTACGAAAGCCAATTGAAGTTAACCGAGATCGAGCAAGAGCTGAAGATCGCAAGGGAACTGCAAGAGTCCATTCTTCCGGATCGTTTACCTGAAGTAAAAAATCTCAAACTTTCCGTACGAAGTGAATTTGCAAGTTCGGTCGGAGGAGACTTCTACGATTTTCAACATTTGGAATCCGGCAAGTTGGGGATTTTTTTATCGGATGTTTCCGGTCATGGTGTTCCTGCAGCGATCATTTCTTCCATGGTGAAATTGGCCTTCTCCATTGAATCCAGAAAGAATGAAGATCCGGCAGAAGTTTTGAGAAGTATTAATAGATCCTTGAGCGGTAAGTACGGAAAACATTTTATCACCGCGGCATATCTTCTAATCGATCCTGCGAATGGAAAGGTGACTTATTCCAATGCAGGACATCCTCCTATTGTTGCAATAGACAAGGAATCAGGAGAAACCAAGGAGATATTTTTACCTGGTTGGATCATGGGAATGGATCCGAATCTGAAAAATTCCGTGATCGAATTTCAGATGAAACCTGGAGATCGTTTAATCATTTATACGGATGGGATCACAGAAGCAAGAAGTAAGAACGGCGAAATTTTCGGATTCCAAAGATATTATAAATTGTTAAGTGAACATATGCAATCCACGGGAGAAAAACTAGCCGAGGATTTGTTTGCTACTGTAAGAAGTTTTACGGGGAACAGAAAACATTTCGAAGATGATTTGACCTTTCTCGTCTTAGATTATTTGCCGATCCCCGATGAAAGTTTTAAAAAGGAAATTACTTCGAGTTTTTCAAAAAGCTAA